In Vicia villosa cultivar HV-30 ecotype Madison, WI unplaced genomic scaffold, Vvil1.0 ctg.000715F_1_1, whole genome shotgun sequence, the following proteins share a genomic window:
- the LOC131630667 gene encoding uncharacterized protein LOC131630667: MANNVTATKEATKRTFTCSFFREDMTHLIQLSTLVTGHNLDEFRKTYGHILHMLTSRVDGWALYTLLQFYDPELRCFTFLDYQLAPTLEEYADILKIKVQHRIPFVCVPENPKMDRIADNWKPNGGAHGFHVKFLIKKADTLAVEKKWKEFNALLAVMIYGLVLFPNIPNFVDLTAVCLFMDQNPVPTLLADTYYTIHSRYGKKGSVGSCLPLLYEWFTSHLPKSGPFVTTKDSQKWPQRIMGLTGNDIVWCPTGMDVEEVITSCGTFDNVPLIGTKGTDPKGLEKVRSAWNSIHTDDQTSLGEKNAVAKQAYTDWVEDRVKDRLLPFPKVNPLYKQPPKVPIAIMPAENCIPINMESTQLHEKKSDARPKHHLVDQIGVELTHEAKVLKEGSLRVQKRARTEKGERDTTVVVEDHQEIIKRAVKEAEERLKREYREDLKAYKLKIEREARAEVRSLKKKLEEETTQRIAVETQLKGSHLRTARLTEENAKLRDRMMGMEDVVLERGVTWELTTLPRGHKAIGVRWVYKSKKNAKGDVERYKARLVVKGYS, encoded by the exons atggctaacaacgtgaccgctacAAAAGAGGCTACCAAGCGTACGTTCACCTGCAGTTTCTTTCGTGAGGATATGACACATCTGATTCAGTTGAGCACTTTAGTTACTGGGCATAACTTGGATGAGTTCAGGAAGACATATGGCCATATCTTACACATGTTAACTTCTCGGGTTGATGGATGGGCTCTATACACACTTCTTCAGTTCTACGATCCTGAGttacgatgtttcacctttcttGATTACCAACTGGCACCAACCCTTGAAGAATATGCTGACATCCTCAAGATTAAGGTTCAACATAGGATCCCTTTTGTTTGTGTACCTGAGAACCCAAAAATGGACCgaattgctg ataactggaagcctaatggtggagCCCACGGATTCCATGTGAAATTTCTGATAAAGAAGGCCGACACCCTTGCTgttgagaagaaatggaaagaattcaaCGCTCTCCTAGCCGttatgatctatggtttggtgttgttcccgaATATTCCAAATTTCGTCGATCTAACTGCTGTTTGTCTCTTCATGGATCAAAATCCTGTGCCCACTCTTTTAGCAGATACTTATTATACCATCCACTCCAGGTATGGGAAGAAAGGATCAGTTGGGAGTTGTTTACCGTTGCTATATGAGTGGTTCACTTCACATTTACCTAAAAGCGGGCCGTTTGTTACAACAAAAGACTCACaaaaatggcctcaaaggatcatggggcttactggAAACGACATTGTCTGGTGTCCTACCGGAATGGACGTTGAGGAAGTTATAACTAGTTGTGGTACTTTTGACAATgttcccctcataggaacgaaag GAACCGATCCAAAGGGTCTAGAAAAGGTGAGGAGTGCCTGGAATAGCATCCATACAGATGATCAGACTTCTCTAGGTGAAAAGAATGCCGTTGCCAAACAAGCCTACACGGATTGGGTTGAGGATAGAGTTAAAGATCgtctgttgcctttcccgaaggttaatcCATTGTACAAGCAACCACCTAAGGTTCCAATTGCCATTATGCCTGCTGAGAATTGCATCCCGATAAATATGGAAAGCACCCAATTGCACGAAAAGAAGTCAGATGCGCGACCAAAACATCATCTTGTGGACCAAATAGGGGTTGAGTTGACACATGAAGCCAAGGTGCTGAAAGAAGGATCTTTgagagttcaaaagagggctagaacGGAAAAAGGTGAAAGGGATACTACTGTTGTTGTTGAAGATCACCAGGAGATCATAAAAAGGGCCgtaaaagaggcagaagagagACTCAAACGAGAGTACAGAGAAGACTTGAAGGCTTATAAACTCAAGATAGAAAGGGAGGCCAGAGCTGAAGTGAGGAgtctgaaaaagaaactggaagaagagaccaccCAAAGGATAGCGGTTGAGACTcagctgaaaggaagtcacctccgcacCGCCCGACTAACAGAAGAAAACGCCAAGCTCAGAGATCGAATGATGGGTATGGAGGACGT